In the genome of Leptospira dzoumogneensis, one region contains:
- a CDS encoding CbtB domain-containing protein, translating to MRSISVLKDFSGTKSWFRGSVLVLAGFLAFSTIYAVGLEPMVYLHDTFHDIRHSTGFPCH from the coding sequence ATGCGCTCGATTTCCGTTTTAAAGGATTTTTCAGGGACCAAATCATGGTTCCGAGGTTCTGTTCTGGTTTTGGCCGGGTTTCTCGCCTTTTCTACAATTTATGCGGTAGGCCTGGAGCCTATGGTGTATTTGCACGATACTTTTCATGATATAAGACATTCTACGGGCTTTCCATGCCATTAA
- a CDS encoding FAD-dependent oxidoreductase has protein sequence MSQKLLKLIHKENVSPSSDIYHFERSDGSNFEFVGGQYVILNTGNDEDGKSIKRAYSILSSDSKKDPFQICVKRLGTGKASSILPELKLGSELEYSGPWGKFVGDPTWPSPGFSLILATDTGITSLAGLLLSKKFSGRLDSTTAVWFKTKEEDFLSENELRKILKSVPNFPSIFQIPPISASDRVSTVLEILKSILGDCTVPDNAFLSGDGNVLREVRSELIRLGTLESRIGMEAFFHTQKNPSPVISLG, from the coding sequence TTGAGCCAAAAACTTCTTAAATTGATCCATAAAGAAAACGTAAGTCCTTCTTCCGATATTTACCATTTCGAAAGATCGGACGGTTCTAATTTTGAATTTGTAGGAGGACAATACGTTATCCTAAATACCGGAAATGATGAGGACGGAAAATCGATTAAAAGAGCTTATTCTATTCTGTCCTCCGATTCCAAAAAAGATCCCTTTCAGATCTGCGTTAAACGTTTAGGGACCGGCAAAGCATCCAGCATTCTTCCTGAATTAAAATTAGGATCTGAATTGGAATATTCAGGCCCTTGGGGAAAATTTGTGGGAGATCCAACTTGGCCTTCTCCAGGTTTTTCTTTGATCCTGGCAACGGACACCGGGATCACTTCTCTTGCGGGACTTCTTCTTTCCAAAAAATTCTCAGGCCGTTTGGACAGCACTACGGCGGTCTGGTTCAAAACAAAAGAAGAGGACTTCCTTTCCGAAAATGAATTAAGGAAGATCCTAAAAAGTGTTCCAAATTTTCCAAGTATCTTCCAGATCCCGCCGATTTCAGCCTCGGATCGAGTTTCAACCGTATTAGAAATTTTGAAATCGATCTTAGGAGACTGCACCGTTCCTGATAATGCATTCTTAAGCGGAGATGGAAATGTTTTAAGAGAAGTAAGATCCGAGTTAATTCGCTTAGGTACTTTAGAATCCAGGATCGGTATGGAGGCATTCTTCCATACCCAAAAAAATCCTTCACCGGTTATAAGTCTCGGATAA
- a CDS encoding cobalt-precorrin-5B (C(1))-methyltransferase — protein MATKELREGFTTGACSAAAAKAATRVLILGQTIKEIETTLPNKRKVIFELKRCEISEDTAVCSIIKDAGDDPDCTHGAELTALVKLNQENKIVLKGGEGVAVVTKAGLGLEIGEPAINPVPRKNITEMILEELIGSAFSGAEVTISVPGGQEMAKKTMNERLGLIGGISILGTTGIVKPYSTAAYKASVIQAIQVAREYGEQSIVLTTGGKSEKFAMDLLPNMNEISFIQVGDFIGTGIKTSIKEDIHHVIIVGMIGKLSKMADGVMMTHRGGSSVNTKMLANIARSLEIPEEVCSNIEAANTARHVLDICKESGHFYITTRICEIVSENCSKHGLGLRVSTYMVDFDGTLLGKFEAPEEWGIKGEAE, from the coding sequence ATGGCGACCAAGGAATTAAGAGAAGGATTCACTACCGGGGCTTGCTCCGCTGCCGCTGCGAAAGCCGCCACTCGAGTCCTGATCTTAGGCCAAACCATTAAAGAAATTGAAACTACTCTTCCGAACAAAAGAAAAGTTATCTTCGAACTAAAACGCTGCGAGATCTCGGAAGATACTGCGGTTTGTAGTATTATCAAAGACGCAGGAGATGACCCTGATTGTACTCATGGTGCAGAATTAACCGCACTAGTAAAACTCAACCAAGAGAATAAGATCGTATTAAAAGGCGGAGAAGGAGTAGCAGTCGTAACTAAAGCAGGACTTGGCTTAGAGATCGGAGAACCTGCAATCAACCCTGTCCCTAGAAAGAATATTACGGAAATGATATTGGAAGAGCTGATCGGCTCCGCGTTTTCAGGAGCAGAAGTTACTATCAGCGTTCCTGGCGGCCAAGAGATGGCTAAAAAAACGATGAATGAACGTCTGGGACTCATCGGAGGGATCTCGATCTTAGGTACGACCGGGATCGTAAAACCGTATTCCACCGCGGCATATAAAGCAAGTGTAATACAGGCGATACAGGTCGCGAGAGAATACGGAGAACAAAGTATCGTTTTAACCACGGGAGGAAAGTCCGAGAAGTTTGCAATGGACCTTCTTCCGAACATGAATGAGATCTCGTTTATCCAAGTAGGCGACTTTATAGGGACCGGGATAAAGACCTCTATCAAAGAGGACATTCATCATGTGATCATAGTAGGTATGATCGGAAAACTCTCCAAGATGGCCGATGGGGTCATGATGACCCATAGAGGCGGCTCCTCGGTAAACACAAAGATGCTTGCGAATATCGCAAGGTCTTTGGAGATCCCCGAGGAAGTCTGCTCCAATATAGAAGCGGCAAATACTGCAAGACACGTATTAGATATTTGTAAAGAATCAGGACATTTCTATATCACTACTCGGATCTGTGAGATCGTTTCCGAAAATTGTTCCAAACATGGATTAGGCCTGAGAGTTTCCACTTATATGGTGGATTTTGACGGTACACTTTTAGGAAAATTCGAGGCTCCGGAAGAATGGGGAATCAAAGGAGAAGCTGAATAA
- a CDS encoding CbiX/SirB N-terminal domain-containing protein produces MKPKVAVLVLGHGSREENSNLEFVSLVDTFALTHPDLKISHAYVELAKPDLETALRDLCEEYSNIIIFPLFLFTSGHIKNDVPIVLDKIKSEFPGHSFKIANSLGIHSKMVSLLRKRAEEFIPLNKEESSKTGVIIVNRGSSDPDANGDFYKTVRLFQEGNHFSFVLPSFIGITSPLLPETLEMASKLRPEKLLVVPYFLFGGILIQKISSLVQNFSEKFPWIKTGLSSYLGPDTELISVMEERIQDCISGKFSLPCDTCEYREQLPGLSKKVGGLKALLWSIRHLETHNQAAPHLFPHRNLQKHIFVCDNIDCSSRGSSALVARMRSILKSQGRHLDFKISRSSCMGRCGEGPVVVVYPDGVWYQKVSVEDAEDLVSEHLLQDRLVSRLVDNIMQ; encoded by the coding sequence ATGAAACCTAAGGTCGCGGTTCTCGTATTAGGTCATGGAAGCAGGGAGGAAAATTCCAATCTGGAATTTGTTTCCCTGGTGGATACGTTCGCACTGACACATCCGGATCTGAAAATTTCCCATGCATATGTGGAACTTGCAAAACCTGACTTGGAAACCGCTCTTAGGGATCTCTGCGAAGAATATTCTAATATTATAATATTTCCGCTATTCTTATTCACCTCGGGTCATATCAAAAATGATGTTCCGATCGTATTAGATAAGATTAAATCCGAGTTCCCGGGACATTCTTTCAAAATTGCGAATAGCCTAGGCATCCATTCTAAGATGGTATCCTTACTCAGAAAACGAGCGGAGGAATTTATACCTCTAAATAAAGAAGAATCTTCCAAAACCGGAGTGATCATCGTAAACAGAGGTTCTTCCGATCCTGACGCGAATGGTGACTTTTATAAAACGGTTCGTTTATTCCAAGAAGGAAATCATTTCTCCTTTGTTCTTCCTTCCTTTATCGGGATCACCAGCCCTCTTCTTCCGGAAACTTTGGAAATGGCTTCCAAGTTGAGACCGGAAAAACTTCTGGTGGTCCCCTACTTTTTATTCGGCGGGATACTGATCCAAAAAATTTCCTCCTTAGTACAAAACTTCTCCGAAAAATTTCCTTGGATCAAAACGGGCTTATCTTCTTATCTCGGACCCGATACCGAATTAATATCCGTGATGGAAGAAAGGATACAAGACTGTATCTCCGGAAAATTTTCCCTTCCATGTGATACCTGCGAATATAGGGAACAACTTCCAGGTCTTTCTAAAAAAGTGGGAGGATTGAAGGCACTTCTTTGGAGTATCCGTCATTTGGAAACACATAACCAAGCCGCTCCGCATCTATTCCCTCATCGTAATTTACAAAAACATATATTTGTCTGTGATAATATAGATTGTTCAAGCAGGGGAAGCTCAGCTCTGGTCGCCCGAATGAGATCTATTTTAAAATCACAAGGAAGACATTTGGATTTCAAAATTTCCCGTTCTTCCTGCATGGGGAGATGTGGAGAAGGTCCCGTAGTAGTAGTCTATCCGGACGGAGTCTGGTATCAAAAAGTGAGTGTAGAAGACGCTGAGGACCTCGTTTCGGAGCATCTTTTACAAGACAGATTGGTTTCTCGTTTAGTCGATAATATTATGCAATAG
- a CDS encoding CbtA family protein, with translation MPLRSGFSDLLRTGIFSGLVSGLVLGILVCVWNLPLILEAEKFESKSISENPNTSRTHTHSHSHGKDHSHTKAGSASDEKIETDGLWQKRNLGTFIGSVLLGISFGVLISLWMVLFPPKDFLESPSLSKAVFLSILFAVAGFLIFFGIPFLGLPPELPGRASGAYDYPERQAWWYLSVGSSLVGVLGSRILLSYLNVRNLVKWAFALITVLFFAGLPFYIGVPEISEDFAAPKELRIQFEYVSLLTNLVFWYLLSSLFFLFWKPRQVLGSK, from the coding sequence ATGCCATTAAGATCGGGATTTTCCGATCTATTACGGACCGGGATATTTTCCGGTCTGGTATCCGGGCTTGTTTTAGGAATCCTGGTTTGTGTTTGGAATCTCCCTCTTATCCTGGAAGCGGAGAAATTTGAATCCAAATCTATATCAGAAAATCCGAATACAAGCCGTACGCATACCCATTCTCACTCACATGGAAAAGATCATTCTCATACAAAAGCAGGATCTGCTTCCGATGAAAAGATCGAAACCGATGGACTTTGGCAAAAAAGGAATTTAGGAACATTCATAGGTTCCGTTCTATTAGGAATTTCTTTTGGAGTTTTGATCTCTCTCTGGATGGTTCTATTTCCTCCGAAAGATTTTTTAGAGAGCCCTTCCCTATCTAAGGCTGTCTTCCTAAGTATTTTATTTGCAGTCGCTGGATTTCTGATCTTCTTCGGGATCCCATTTTTGGGACTCCCTCCGGAATTACCAGGCAGAGCTTCCGGGGCTTATGATTATCCGGAAAGACAGGCCTGGTGGTATCTTAGCGTTGGATCCAGTTTAGTCGGTGTTCTGGGATCTCGTATCCTTCTATCTTATTTAAACGTTCGTAATCTAGTAAAATGGGCTTTCGCTTTAATAACGGTTCTATTCTTTGCAGGACTTCCATTCTATATAGGTGTTCCTGAAATTTCGGAAGATTTCGCAGCTCCCAAAGAATTAAGGATACAATTCGAATATGTAAGCTTACTCACAAACCTGGTCTTCTGGTATTTGTTATCTTCCTTATTTTTCCTATTCTGGAAACCAAGGCAGGTATTAGGATCCAAATGA
- a CDS encoding DUF3209 family protein, which produces MACHEIAALRLGMMNVLGIKDESVIQHEKNEIGAEALSSPGPIQSLTKSNNFEDLIRFFEASLVELEQTISRLPSGDPKTGYYTSLLILTKKVELDLKNSAKSFQTLYLDLEEMHDFVHEIYPS; this is translated from the coding sequence ATGGCATGTCATGAAATTGCAGCTTTAAGATTAGGAATGATGAATGTTCTTGGTATCAAGGACGAATCCGTTATCCAACATGAAAAAAATGAAATAGGAGCTGAGGCTCTCTCTTCTCCCGGACCGATCCAATCTCTGACGAAATCGAATAATTTCGAAGATCTGATCCGATTTTTCGAAGCAAGTTTAGTAGAGTTGGAACAAACAATCTCAAGGCTTCCCTCCGGAGATCCTAAAACGGGATATTATACTTCTCTTTTAATACTTACTAAAAAAGTGGAATTGGATCTGAAAAACTCCGCTAAGTCATTCCAAACTTTGTATCTGGATTTAGAAGAAATGCATGATTTTGTGCATGAGATCTATCCTTCTTAG